Part of the Dehalococcoidia bacterium genome, GATCAGCGCCTCGAGCTCCGCCGTCGACGTCTGGCCATCGGTCGCGAAGACCGCGTTGCCCGACTGCAGGAGGGTCTTGGCTTCGCTGAAGGCCAGCTCTTCCAGGACGCGGCGCAGGTCCGCCATCGCGAGACCCCGGTGGCCGGCGACGTTCACCGCGCGCAGCAAGGCTACGAACTGCGCCACGGCCAGAGTGTATCCAACGCACCTGCCCCGCTCAGTGAAGCGCCGTAATCCTCGGCTCGGCGCGCGGCAGGCGCATGGCGCCGAGGACCACGGTGCCCGCGAAGACCAACGCGGCGCCGTAGAGGAAAGTACTGCGCGTCCCGAAGTCGTCCGCCAGCACACCCGCCACGATTGGCGATAGCGTCCCCAGGAAGCTCGCGGCGTAGATCAGCGACACCGTCGTCGCCTGCGACGACTCGCCCACGACGCCGATCGCCGCCGAAATGAAAATCGAGTGCAGCGAGTAAAGGAATGCGCCCAGCGCGACTACCGTCAGGACAAGCGCCGCTTCTCCCTCGGCGAAACGGAGGAGGATGCACAGCGCGCCCAGCGCCGCCATCGCCGGCAGGAGCACCGTCTTGTGCCCCAGGCGGTCCGATAGATACCCCATGACCGGCTGCGACCCGATGCCGACGAACTGCGCCAGCGACAGGTACAGCCCTACCGACGTCGCAGAGTAGTCCAGGTCCTCCCGCAGGTACACCGGCAGGAAGATCGTGATCGAGCTCTGGCCCATGCTCCGCAGGGCCGTGATCAGCACCAGCAGTAGCAGCGCCTTGTTGGCCAGCAACGTCAGCAGCGACCGCACGTAATGCAGGAAGGACTCGACCCCGCCTTCGTCCAACTTCAGGTTCGACATGACCCGCCAGACCAGGAAGGCGGCCACCAGCGCCGGCAGCAGGCTGAGCTGCAGCAGGCCACGCCAGGTGAGCAGCAGGAGCAGGCCCGAGGCGACGACCGGCCCCAGCGCTTCGCCGACGCTTCCGCCGGTGCCGTGGAGCGAAATGGCGAGCGCCCGCCGGTCGGGAAACTTGCGTGACAGCGCCCCGATGGCGGGCGGATGGTACATCGAAGGCCCGATGCCGGCCAGCAGCAAGGCGACGAAAAGGAAGGCGAACCCGGACGACAGCCCCACCAGGAAGTACGCGCCCCCCATCAGCGTCATGGAGGCCGCCAGCATCAGCCCGGTGCGGCTGCTGAAGCGGTCCCCCAGGTAGCCCGCGCCCATAGTCGTGGCCCAACCCGAGAACTGGCGCACCGTCGCCAGCGTCCCCAGTTGCGTGCCGCTAAGGCCGAAGGCGATCTTGATCTCCGGCAGGACGATCGACTGCATGCCGGACAGGTAGAGGTGCTTCAGCGCGTGCCCGGCGATCACCGTGGCGGCCAGGGCGTTGCGCCCCCTCCGCTCAGGCCCGGTGTCCGCACCGCCCGCCGCGAAGGCCGTCACCTCGGGAGCTGTCATCCTGGCCGCCTTCTAAGCATCCTCGGACCCG contains:
- a CDS encoding MFS transporter, with the protein product MTAPEVTAFAAGGADTGPERRGRNALAATVIAGHALKHLYLSGMQSIVLPEIKIAFGLSGTQLGTLATVRQFSGWATTMGAGYLGDRFSSRTGLMLAASMTLMGGAYFLVGLSSGFAFLFVALLLAGIGPSMYHPPAIGALSRKFPDRRALAISLHGTGGSVGEALGPVVASGLLLLLTWRGLLQLSLLPALVAAFLVWRVMSNLKLDEGGVESFLHYVRSLLTLLANKALLLLVLITALRSMGQSSITIFLPVYLREDLDYSATSVGLYLSLAQFVGIGSQPVMGYLSDRLGHKTVLLPAMAALGALCILLRFAEGEAALVLTVVALGAFLYSLHSIFISAAIGVVGESSQATTVSLIYAASFLGTLSPIVAGVLADDFGTRSTFLYGAALVFAGTVVLGAMRLPRAEPRITALH